A window of Seriola aureovittata isolate HTS-2021-v1 ecotype China chromosome 17, ASM2101889v1, whole genome shotgun sequence genomic DNA:
CGTGGTTGCGCAAAAAGCCAGAGGTTGAGCTCATTCACACAGAGCTGTATACAAACTGTCTCGCACTTGTCATTTTTTGCGCAATACCTCGCCCCTCGTGACCCTGTGTGATTTGGCTGCTCTCTGCGTCTGTACACATCCGCAACTACGCTACATGAGCTGGCAGCAGGGACTGAAGCCAAGGAAAAGTTACTTCTGCATGCAtagattctttttttattctgcccTCTGGGATAAAGTCGgacttctttctgttttgactGATAGATTGTTTTCTGAGATACCTCTGCGAGGGAGTTTCAGgtcttgtttgtctgtgctAGTTAGTAGAATTTGTTTAAAAGTGCTTCATAGATGCGACTGAAATTTAGTGGATGTTTAAGGGCAGATGAATAAAGTGATTACTGTTTGAAGTGGAACGAATAATGCCTCTGCCTGAAAAAAAGTTCTATGTTATTTGATGCTCTATTTTCCCTGAACTGTTCCAGTTTGTTGTTGGCCTAAGCGAGCGGTGTTactgaaacattttcacagtttaacCCAGGAGTCATGAGTCTGACTCACTGCAGATTTTGCGCCGTCCctccaaacacaaaacattatcTGACAATCTGCATGAGCATGTTCTCATGTGTATTTTGATGCACATACGGATCCGGATTTCAAATGATtgaatttgaaaatttaaaGAGTTGCTCAGCCTCGGTAGAAATTTCCACTCTTTCATAGGTTTCttttttagggtttttttcatctcttttttctcttctcctttcttgtctgctcttctcctttcttctgttcccttcttttctccttgtcttctcttctcctctcctttcttcttttctcttctcctttcttgtcttctcttctcttttcttttcttgtctgctcttctcctttcttctcttctcttcttttctcctttcttctcttctcctttcttcttttctcttctcctttcttgtcttctcttctcttctcctttcttctcctctcttctcctttcttgtcttctcttctcctttcttgtctgctcttctccttttttctcttctcttctcctttcttctcttctcttctcttctccccctcccctcccctctctccttctctcctctcagggTTGGAAATGGCACAGTCCAGCTTGTTACTGGGTGGGAGAAGATCTGCTCACCTTTGATGAGGCCAAGAAATCCTGTGAGGACCATGGAGCCGCCCTTGTTACCATTACAAATAGGTAATGCGCAGCAACAAACACataccttcacacacacacacacacacacacacacattcacaactgTTCCCTTGCAGCAATTCAAAGACATGACAGCGTGTTCGGTCACTGCTACCGCTCCTATAAGCCCCTTTAAACCTTCACAGGTTCGAGCAGGCCTTCGCCAACAGCCTGTTGTTCGATCGCTCTGGAGATTCCTTCTGGATCGGCCTCCGCGAGCAGAACAACCCCGGCTCTTTCCAGTGGCTCAGCGGCGATGAAGTGTCCTACACCAACTGGAATCGAGACCAGCCAAGTAGGTCATGACACGTCATGCTGAAATGAGTTAGTGAATGAACGAAAGTAACTTattggtagaaaaaaaaaaaaaatagactgtCATGTTTGTGGTTTGTCAGTTTTAATGGATGTAAATTATTGAGTGAAAGAGAAATCAGATTTAATACCACCTGGAGCTCAAACTGCATAAGTACataaggtttttattttggtctACCTGATTCTGCTCTACTCTTTTATATCTTTTACAGcgtttttattgtgttttatttattggttGTTACAGTATCTTCCCTCCATTGTGTATCCATGTCTTTGTCCTTGTTGCCATGATGAGTTCACTTCCCTGAGGGGATTATTAAAGTTTCATCTAATCTATAGCTGGAGATTTTCAATTGCCCAAATCATGAGTTGTATTCTGAACCAGAGCCAGTTTTGGATTTAATCCGAAAAGAAGAAGCTGGATTGTTCccagatgtttcttttcttttttttttttttttttgcataaacacagattcagagcATCATCCTGAATGTCCTGATTTGACTCAATGGCAGCTTTGACTGGCTGACAATCTGACTATGTAAGAAAATTATCAGCAGCAGTCAAAACCAGACAACAGACTTATGTTCTGATTTTTTACTTAATGAATCAAAATTAGACCTGTTGAGGAGATGGTTACTGGAAGTGTCATAGTTTTGTCTTCCAACAAACTGTCACGGCAGCAGCACAGGAATGAAGCAGCAAACAGGAGGATTCTCCTTTTTGAAATGTAGGCTATTGTGGATTTTGGATTCACAGTAGCCATAATTTCTAAACCAGACCTTCAGACATATTCAAAACCCAGTTGTGGGGGCGAGTCCTGTGGCTCGATAGATCCAAAGATATGGACTGCCTGACCTCTGTACGGATTATAGCTCTAGTATCTTACTTTAGTTGGGTTGGCTGgttaaacactgacattttttaactttttctgaAGGTTTTTGTCATATGACATTATTTCGAGTATTGACACTTGTTAGTACTCATACTCATAATCCCCCAAAATGCACCTGAGGCTGAGTTGAAGTAGAAAGACTCACTATAGCCTACTGTCTTGGGGATGAACCTGTGACAGTAACATAAAGTTTCagggggaagaagaaaaaaaggacaaaagaatCTAAAGGTCTTACATGCAGCATTTTATAAATCTCATCTGTAAATCTTTTAtatagtgaaataaaatgagtCCATCACACCAGCCTCCACtggagtacacacacacattttttgaAACTATGATACATAAGGCAGTTTCGAGGAATAGAGCCCGGGCAGtcatttctcttcctccacatcatcatcatcatctatttccacacatttcatcagtgcagcctctctctctctctctctctccctctctctccgctCACCTACGTTTCACCCTGTATCTATTTCAGTCAACGTCCACGGCGgctgtgtttccatggtgacagGCTTCGCAACAGGTCTGTGGGAGGTGAGGGAGTGTGCGTCATCGAAGGCGAAATTCATTTGCCGACAGAACCAGGACACGTCTCTGAGCCCCGAGCCCCCCGTCCCTCAGCCCACCCCGAGTCTCAGCGGCTCCTGTCCCACTGGCTGGAAGAGCAACATTAACCTACGCTACTGCTACAAGGTTCATCCCAGAAACATCTCACACCATCAGCACTCTGCTGGAAGTGTCTTTTTAACTTCAGTCACACTTTACTTCGCTGTCCTGTGCCTTCTTATGTCAACTTCTCATGACTTAAGTGTCCTGTTTTCAGCCTTGCTGcgatacatttttaaagataatCAGTGggtattttcatgttttatttggcTTAAGCAGAAGGAGAATTTTCTGACCAAGCATTTAGTGCCATCTTTTAGTTCTGGATAGCTTTCAGGAATGGtaattcctaaaaaaaaaagtaggaatGCTAATTTTTTATTACTAATGGTAAGAACAGCAGTAATAGTAATGCTAGGACTGCTTGCTTTACACCATTTGTAATTAGACTATAATTACATGTCAGCACTacctgtgtgcaggtgtttcaTTTCCCCCAGCTGGAGCAGAAGCTGAGCTGGCTGCAGGCTCACCTGTTCTGCCAGAGACATGGAGCCAACCTGCTGAGCATCAGTGGCCCTGACGAGGAGCACTTTATTCTGCAGATCCTCCATGAGGCCTTCGGGTAGGTGTGCACCTCTGACCAGCTGAtatgtggtgatgatgatggttatgGTTGTAgttatggtgatgatgatgctgatgatgatggttatgGTTGTAgttatggtgatgatgatgatgatggttatgGTTGTAgttatggtgatgatgatgatggttatgGTTGTAGttatggtgatgataatgatgatgaagatgatggttatggtgatgatggttatggttatggttatagttatggtgataatgatgatggttatagttatggtgatgatgatgatgatggttatggttatggtgatgatgatggttatgGTTGTAgttatggtgatgatgatgatgatgatgtttgtagttatggtgatgatgatgatgatgatgatggttatagttatggtgatgatgatgataatgatgatgatggttatggttatagttatggtgatgatgatggtgatggtgatgatgatgatgatgatgatgatgatggttatagttatggtgatgatgatgatggttatggtgatgatgatgatgatgatgatgatgacgatgatgatggtggttatggttatggttgtagttatggtgatgatgatgatgatgatgatggttgtagttatggtgatggtgatgatgatggttatggttatagttatggtgatgatgatgatgatgatgatggttgtagttatggtgatgatgatggttatgGTTGTAgttatggtgatgatgatgatgatgatagtgatgatggtgatattgatggtgatggtgatgatgatgatgatgatgatgatgatgatgatgatggtgatgatgatgtgttccacAGGGAATCTGAGGACCATGAGCAGCACTGGTTTTGGATTGGACTGAACCGCAGGAACCCGATGGACAATGGTGGCAGCTGGAAGTGGAGTGACGGACTGGCTGTGAGTAATGAAAATGATACCTGGTCCAAAAGTTATAACTTAACTGTGTACCAGCTGATTCTGAATTTCAAAAATGCTTGAAACAGAATTTGTtcatctctgtttgtgtctcagttcaCGTACCAGAACTTTGGCCGCTACTACTACAACATTCGGCAGTGTGCTGCAGCAGACTTGGGCACTATGACCTGGCTGGCCATGCACTGCGAGTCTGAGTTAGACTGGATCTGCAAGATCCCCAGAGGTACAACTGCACTGGACCTTTTCTTTGGGCTGTGTTAAAAGGTTCTGTGGGTTGGATTGGTACATTAGTCCTGGACATACTTAAATTCTACatctgtttttgattttctaATTTGTGCTTTTTCCACCTATATCTCATGTTTGGGGCATTTATATGTCATTAATACACCTTTACcctgtttatgtgttttttagGTAGTGTTGAGAAGGAACCAGAAGTCTCTGAAGGTAGGTGTTATTTTCTTAGCTTTCAGCTTTACCTCTCAACACACTGAAATTATCTCCTGAGTGTATATATTAAAACCTTCCTTTTACGTCTCACCATGGTTGGTCAGGAACCAGTTCACCAGAGTGGATTGCCTTCCAGGAGGCTGAGTATAAATTTTTTGACCACCGCACCACTTGGGACCAGGCCCAGAGGATTTGCTCGTGGTTTGAGTCTTCGCTGGCTTCCGTCCACTCAGCTGAGGAAGAGGCTTTCCTGGCCAACACTTTACGCAAGGCACTGAACACTTTATCAAAATGATTTAATCCAAAAATGCAATTGATTACGATGGTCTTAACGAGCAGCCCAGCTTTATCTGGGGAAAGCCATGAAGTATACTCAACAAGCACAAACTTGTATGTGAAAGTCAGCACTAATTGTGGCGTCTGTGTTCTGCATAGCAACCAAGCTGTGTAACTCCAGTCTAGGATTGTAttactgtgtatttacagtGACACTTTGGTACAAATATGCAGTATTACTTTTCTATAGAGAAGCCTTGTATGTTTAAAGGACTCTGTAGTCATGACAGGCTTTTTCGTTCCGTTACCCTCCCACGTTCAGATGGAGAAAGTGGAAGGTGACAACTGGTGGCTCGGGCTTCATACCTACGATAACGACGGCCGTTTCCGCTGGTCTGACCACTCTGTGCTCAATTACGTGTCCTGGGCTCTTGGGAGGCCCCACCCACTCAGCCGTGATCGCAAATGTGTCCAGATGTCCGCCAGCAAAGGTAAAAAGAGGCGGAATAAGACAGCTGCAAGAGACTAAATCAAATGCATTGCACTTACGTGAGCTTGGTGTTTTTTACTTCCAAACAGCGGACTGGGCTGATCAAAAATGCCACTCTGACCTGCCCTACATCTGCAAGAGAGTGAATGTCACAGGGACCATTCCTCCAACACCATCATCCCCCCACCCACCTGCAGGCTGTCCGGACGGATGGGCTTCCTATCAGCATAAGGTAGAGCTACAACGCACCAGGATTTTTATAGTGTATTTAACATGTAAGTTTTTATAAGtgcatcaaataaataaacagttccAGACAGGCagtgactgaactgaactgtaaGTACCTAAGGTTTTATTTCATGCAACCTTTGCTGTCTTAACTCAACCTGATCAAACCTAACCTGTGCCgtgctgctgtttctgcagtgtttcagGGTGTTTGATCAGTCATACCGGGTCACATGGTCTGCATCCAAGTTGAAATGTGAGACACAGGGAGGTGTACTGGCAGTGGTGTCCAATCATCTGGAGCAAGGTAATTACACCAGATTACAGCTGGCATACAGTCACAAGTagagggagggtggaggatGGATGGTTGAGGGTTGACCTAATTTAAGTTTGTGAAGTTACTTTTCCACTTGAATGtagattgcttttttttttttttttttttttaggtctaATTATATTTAGAAGGTAAATTTGTTTTATCTGTCCCTGTCAGCAGCATCAGATGGAAGTAGTGTGTTATACTACATTGTATTTTCATAGGGATTGATTGCCTATTGATATTGATATGTCTCTCAACCCACATGCCTGTCATGCAATGGATTCTCCTCCTCACAGCCTTTGTCACCACCCTGCTCAACAATGCCAGTGTTGACCTTTGGGTGGGTTTGACCTCAGACTCTAAAGGTCATTTCCAGTGGGCCAAGACTAGCCTGCTCAGTTACACCAACTGGGCCCCTGGAGAGCCACTCGACAACAGCGGACCACACCACAACAAGACCCGGGTATTCACAACACCCACCAATCGCCACTCATGTCATGGTGTTGTCCTCGATCTTCTTCCTgttctgatgatgtcactgtcgCCTCTCAGGGAAACTGTGTGGTGATGATTCATGGGAACCCACAGAAGAATACCGGCATGTGGGCTTCCCGTGCCTGTGAGATGGAAAGCAATGGCTTCATTTGTCAAAGGCATCAAGGTGCGACATTCAATTACAACCACAACAATGTGTGCTTTAAAAGTGGAGATCTCTTGCACCACAAACAGTAGTGTGTTGACTTAGATTAaatatttgttgtgttgtcagACCAAGGTCTCCCTCCAGCACCCACCCTGATTCCTGCCTCCCTGTCAAAGCCTCTGGATCTTGGTGGAGTGACGTACCGGGTGGTGGAGAAGCGCCTGGACTGGACTGGCGCTCTGCACCTGTGCGAATCTTTGAATGGGACTCTAGCCACAGTGAAGGATCCTTACCAGCAGGCTTACCTCACGCTGCTGATCAACAGCCTGCACCGGCCAGCCTGGGTTGCTCTCTACAACTACGGAGTGAGCCTATTAACTTACAGAATAgctttttttaaaggtcccatactgaagatgtccatgtctttttgtgattataaagcaggtctaggtttgatattaatactgtgaaagtatcaaagccctcagtcctcagagaaatgtattcagaaactaagcccttaaaacgagctgtcagaacttctgtaactttgtgatgtcataacaaagcagtcacGGCTCTCACACATGCTcgaagccccgcccacctggacccaccatccaaccttgcaggatttggtttctcagagtgtttacctgaaatctgctatatttttgttAGATCGTTCAGAAACCAGTCAGACCACCgagctgttgttactagagctcccgagagaagcctgagagagaagttGTGAAACTACACtcatggtttttggttcttaaacaacaaatatgttttttatggaTCATCACCTCaagtaaaacacagggaaagtgtaaaatataggacctttaattCATCACTAGAATCACAACAGTGACAATACAACAGTGTTTTCCAGGCTACATCAGGCAGTGATGTGCaacttattatttttattatgttttcagggACGGAGCTTCACCTGGCTAGGAGAAGAGGAAGTGTCATATTCGAACTGGAAAGATGGGGAGCCCAATCAGATGGCTGGATGCGGTCACATGACTACTACTGGGCAGTGGACTATGACGCCCTGTGATGCTAAACTGGAGGCTGCTATCTGTCAGATTAGTggtatgtgtgtgcagtataATAGCGATATACAGCATGTTTGTATGTTCACCAGACGGTTATTCACATGCAGAATGCTGTGGTGTGTACAAACATCTTGTAAAAACCTAAACTTTTATTAATATTCCCTCATTAATTTTCCCTGTTTCATCTTGGAGTTATATTAAAATGAGTTAATCCCTGTTGTTGTTCTCCCTGCCAGATGAGCCTGTGGTTCACCAGTGGAGCTACCCTGGCATCTGCCCCCACTCTCTGGGAGAGTGGTCGTGGGTGCCTTTCAGAAACCACTGTTACACCTTCAACCTGCAAAGTCTTAAACTGCAGCAGGATGCACGCATGTCCTGTAAAAAAggtacacacacctacactggTCAGACTGTGCTGATACTCCTGCTGTGCTGCAGGTTTGTACAGCTCATGACACTGAATTGAAAACCAATTGAAACACTTCTGACCTTCTCGACTGCAAACACAATTGACCAAATGCATCAATATGTCTAAATTTAGAAGTGTTTCATTGAGCCTGCTGCACCATTGCTGAATCTCGCTACATGATCAATCCTGTTTTGttccatctctgtctgtttctctctttttctctcctctagTGGGAGCAGAACTTCTCTCTATCCTGGATGAGACTGAGAACGGATTTGTGTGGGAGCACATCCAGAGCTATGCAGAACAGGCACATGGAGCTTGGCTGGGCATCAGTGTGAAAGGtccagcctctctctcacatgcacgcatgcacgcacacacacacacacacacacacacacacacacacacacacatgcatacacacacacacacacgcacacacacacacacacacacacacacagtccttcCCATCTCTCTCCACAGCAGCAGACTTACTAACCTTGaacttttaaaaagttaaatccAAACTTATTAATTTGATGCCAGTTTTAGTAAAATTATCTTGCTCTGCTCGCAGATAATTTTCCATGTTTCCAATCATGAAAGAATTAATTAAGGAGAGGAAACCTGAGCTAGATAGTTTCTCTCATGTCAAATAAATGGTGCAGTATCttggaaaaatgtatttaaacagCATTATTATCACACTGTTACGTAATTTGAGTGAAATGCCCTGAAACATACCTGGTTAACATTAGCGTTTATCTGTAGATCCTTaacacaatctaattcagaaactaATTAAGAgtaagtaaagtgtattaaacaagctagatagttagctactgctactgccTAGTGTCTGCTCTATGCATGTTGACTGAGATTTGAGAACATGTGTGTTCAACTAACGTCAAGGTTAAGAAATGGTATGGTCCACTTCAGAGGTGTCGGAAATTGTATGAGAAGATTCTTTCAggcatgaatatgggaaatatattgtaatattaacAATTCCGGGTCAGAAAAATATATCAACGTTTCAACCcctcaaactgttgtttttacctcttttgtGGGGGTCTGAGTCTGAATCAAGGGGGCTCAGACCTACCCAATCCCACCTAATTCAAACCCTGCTAGAGACTGTTTActtctctgactgtgtgtgcttgttttccCGCTGCAGGTAGAGGTCTAGTGTGGAGTGAGGAAACAGAGATGTCATACACCAACTGGGAAGCGCACGACCTCGCCTTCTCTGTTCTGTCTCCTAATTCCTGCTTCTGGATCCAGAGCAACAGCGGCCTGTGGAAGCCGGGCTCCTGCAGAAACCGCACACACGGAGTCATCTGCAAACAGCCACGCAGTAAGCACACACAAGTCATTTGAATTGAGTCTTTTGAGTCTGTTGAGTTTGAGTGCAAACTATTCAGCAATGAAACTAGAGAAAATTTAATTGTTTTCAAGGTTTCATGTATGCTGACAATGTTCATTGAGGATAATGATCCATGTTGGCTTATAGAGAAGTGAAAAACCTTGAATGGATTGTAATGTTTAGGGAAGTGGAAGTACAATTAAAAGCGATTAATTCACTCTCCCTTCTTCTGTTTGCAGGTGCTGAAACCTCAGCTGTAACATGTAAGTGTGAATATCAGCTGCCATGTTAATGTGTGCACTTGAAACGTATCATGTATGTTTACCACAAAAGTGAATCAGCTGCATGTATGCTAATCAAGATTTCTATCTTCTGTCTACAACTAGCGGATGGCGACCATCTACCAACCCTGATTGTCGTCATAGTGACGGgcctggtgctggtggtgctgatCGTCGGTGTGATCTACTTGTACCGTCGGCGAACAGTCGGGTCACGGGGGTCCTACGAAGGAGCCCGCTACAGCCGCACCAACTCCAGCCTTACCGAGCAAACCGAGAAGAACATCCTGGTGTCCGACATGGAGCTGAACGAGCAGCCAGAGTAGCAGAGCTGCATCTGGACAGACGCGCTGACCATCCCAAGACTGGACCCGACCTGACACCGGAGAGGCTGATTTCAGTGTGCTGGCTCAGAAACACATTGTGgcatttatgttttgttttttttgtagctgtgtcttttgaaaccaaaaaaaaaaaagatttttaaagtgCTGAAGGGCTGTGTAGAGCGCAGCAGATATTTAGTTCTTAAATTGAATCCCCGCTTTTTCAAACCTCTTTTGCCAAGACTTAACAGTTGTACAAATTTCTCTCCAGACAAATCGGATCATTCCATATGTACAGCATTTCCCTGAAAGCATCCATGAAGGCCATAGATGGATCTACTGGGAGTTTAGTTTTATCGCAGCTGGAAAAGTTCAGCATAAAATCGGTTTCATGAAATGACTCCTCATTGTCTTCCCTGGTGCCAAAGTAAATTTTTGCTTGGTGTATATTTCCTTCATTGTTCCCATTTTGATTGAGAGACttataaagcaaaaaaaaaaaaaactgacaatcACAGCCACAGATCAACTTTTAACTAAAACcatttgtctctgtcctctACATACACAGTCAGTCTTCTTCAGGaccaaattcattttttcagttttgtgatTTTCTTTGCCATGACAGTATTAATCCGACCGtgaggtgtgtttttttattgtttttattgctgcGTTCACGTCCTTCCCATTGATTTTTGTCATTatctgtgcagctgcagaaaactgTTACTGATGATGCATGTGTGCTTTTTGTGagcctgcctctctcctcctctctgatctGACACGTCAGCACCAGCTGTCGGACGAGCGGAGGGGGGGGGAGAAGtccaaatgtgaaatgtgtggaaGGTGACAGGGACCAGTGACCTCAAACCGTCTGAGGGCAGTACACTAAAACTGTGCACATAAGTAGAACCTAGTGTTGAAAGCTGGTCTTTAAATAGACTCCATTGTCTTTTTGGTACAGCAGGACTTGAGGTTTGTCATCCAATGAGCTTGTATGGCTCTGTGTACATTCTGGCACTTTCTACTATTATCTTGGTCTAAATCAATCTTAGTCATGTGCTTGCCTTTGCATTTAGTCATTATCCTTAAGATGCCGTCGCTGCTCTGTGATTCCtaacttttgtttcttttggctCCTCATGCCACCATCTGGAGCTGATTCAGCATTTTTTAAGGACAGTCATTTTCTTTGTATGCGCCGTGAAAAAAGGGTTTGCAATTTGATATTTGTctgattcatcatttttatgGACCACAATTAACTTCCCTGTAAGTTTTATCACCAGGgtatttttctctcatcttgtcttttttttaatgatgcagGTTTCATTATGTGTTTTAACTGGTAAAGGACATTTGGAAACTTTCCTACTTTTATGGGATAATTGCCAACACTTGAACCTCTCATTGCCCCACTAAGGAAAACATCCCTCATGTGAATGACAGTGTTGTGTATATATGAGagccaaaaaatgttttaaaactgaattcaCTTTTTTGTAGGAGAAAAcctgtcgttttttttttttttttttgtaagatttCACATTTGTGCATAATAATGACCAGATTTTTCATTGCCTCCTCtaacgtttttctttttccttcagctCTTGCCTCTGAGTGCATTTCTGTCCTGCTCAGAGAGGAATGCTTTGGAGCCGTTTCAGTCTGAGGCTTTTGGTGtttcactgagctgctgtgaaaaaaacccttttttttttttttttttttttgctccgtGAGTTGGACTAAGATAGAGGGGGAAGGTAGGAGGAGAGGGAGTAAAtaggagagagagtgtgtgtgtgagtgtgtgtgagtgtgtgtgtgtgtgtgtgtgtgtgtgtgtgtgtgtgtgtgcgcgtgcgtgcgtgtgcgcagtctccagctgtggaatGTTGAGTCGGCAAGAAGAGCTCAGTGGCATGTCTGGAACCAATCAGAGGAGGTGGGCTCAGGGACATGAAGGGTCAGAATGAAGTttgggggtaaaaaaaaaaaaaaaaaaagaaagaaaaagaaaaaccatatgaaggagaaaaggggggaaaaaatgaggAGTGTAAGGAGGAGTCGGGGACGTaggaagaaaggaaaagcaGTGAAGGAGGAGTGCAGAGGGTGCGGTTTGTCCTGGGCTTACCCCGGCCTCTGCTGGTGGTTCACTGTACAG
This region includes:
- the mrc2 gene encoding C-type mannose receptor 2, with amino-acid sequence MQGNERHRHKESRGTWTNRQLVLYKCTLYLFIFSLELKRSVSAPLDSDDFAFFHEGTRGCLGVQDHSLILSASCEEANQRWKWVTRGRLFNLGSSLCLGVTTGNFTSRSDRSPLGVYTCDREPPRVRWTWSCGQMLDNLNNYLPSPSIWNSSSTAPPSNLKWTVYGGVQDLCAKTYREIYTIQGNSHGRSCYLPFLYDGQWFHSCTSIGREDGHLWCATTFDYGKDERWGFCPVKSGGCETFWDTDPLTDSCYQFNFQATLSWSEARISCQQQGADLLSITKLHEQTYINGLLTGYSASLWIGLNDLDINGGWQWADSSPLKYLNWEQDQPNHAEEENCAVIRTESSGRWQNRDCSVALPYVCKKRPNATLDPFTTDSWADDEKYECDVGWQAFQAGCYKLTSEKTDWDTAQKTCQKMEANLISIHTLPELEFILRNLKRDIDQLWIGLHDTDMQMDFQWTDHTPVIFTYWHPFEPNNFRNTQEDCVSIWGSEGRWDDSPCNMTLPSICKKPGTKSDGKPQHQDCKQGWKWHSPACYWVGEDLLTFDEAKKSCEDHGAALVTITNRFEQAFANSLLFDRSGDSFWIGLREQNNPGSFQWLSGDEVSYTNWNRDQPINVHGGCVSMVTGFATGLWEVRECASSKAKFICRQNQDTSLSPEPPVPQPTPSLSGSCPTGWKSNINLRYCYKVFHFPQLEQKLSWLQAHLFCQRHGANLLSISGPDEEHFILQILHEAFGESEDHEQHWFWIGLNRRNPMDNGGSWKWSDGLAFTYQNFGRYYYNIRQCAAADLGTMTWLAMHCESELDWICKIPRGSVEKEPEVSEGTSSPEWIAFQEAEYKFFDHRTTWDQAQRICSWFESSLASVHSAEEEAFLANTLRKMEKVEGDNWWLGLHTYDNDGRFRWSDHSVLNYVSWALGRPHPLSRDRKCVQMSASKADWADQKCHSDLPYICKRVNVTGTIPPTPSSPHPPAGCPDGWASYQHKCFRVFDQSYRVTWSASKLKCETQGGVLAVVSNHLEQAFVTTLLNNASVDLWVGLTSDSKGHFQWAKTSLLSYTNWAPGEPLDNSGPHHNKTRGNCVVMIHGNPQKNTGMWASRACEMESNGFICQRHQDQGLPPAPTLIPASLSKPLDLGGVTYRVVEKRLDWTGALHLCESLNGTLATVKDPYQQAYLTLLINSLHRPAWVALYNYGGRSFTWLGEEEVSYSNWKDGEPNQMAGCGHMTTTGQWTMTPCDAKLEAAICQISDEPVVHQWSYPGICPHSLGEWSWVPFRNHCYTFNLQSLKLQQDARMSCKKVGAELLSILDETENGFVWEHIQSYAEQAHGAWLGISVKGRGLVWSEETEMSYTNWEAHDLAFSVLSPNSCFWIQSNSGLWKPGSCRNRTHGVICKQPRSAETSAVTSDGDHLPTLIVVIVTGLVLVVLIVGVIYLYRRRTVGSRGSYEGARYSRTNSSLTEQTEKNILVSDMELNEQPE